In the genome of Candidatus Bipolaricaulota bacterium, the window GCGAGGACGATCGAGGTGTACAGCCCACCGGGCGGCGATACCCATTCCCGCCCGTAGCGGCCGTGTCCCGCGGTCTGAGAATCGGCGATGACCACCGTCCCCACCGGGAGCCCGCGGGCGATCCGCTGGGTGGAATCGACCCGCCCGTAGCGTAGCAGGCGCAGCTCATGCCCGTTGATCGACAGGGAACGTATCTGCGGCATGGGGAAGGACGAGCACGCTGAACCCCGGGCCGAACCGATCGCGGGCGAGGTTCAGTATCCGGTTGGGATCGTGGATCGGTCTGAGGAAGAACCGCTCGACGAGCCGATCGTCCAGCTCGGACAGAAGATGGATCTCGGCGCGGGCGAGGTCCTTGGCAAGATAGATCGCCTTGTGCCCGCCGAGCTTGAACCCCTCCGTTTCGAACACTCCGAACACGTCCTCCGGTCTCTCGCAGCGGCGGATCCAATCCTCGAACACGGGATGGCCGATCCCGTCCGGACAGGCAGCGACGAGGAGGATCATCCCCCCGTCCCGGACCGCTTTGGCCGCGTTGTACAGCCCCTTGTACGCCTGGTAGAGGTCGATGTCCTTGGGCCGACCGCCGGCGGAGGCGATCACGAGATCGGCTTTCTCAGGAAGCGGCACCTTGAACATCTCATCCCAGACCGCCCGCCCGACCGCGTGCGCCGCCTCGATATCCCCGACCACGACCCTGACGACGCGCCCGTCCGGACCGAGGACGACGTCGACGATGAAATCGACCTTGACGAGCCGCGCCGCCTCGGACATCTCTTCACTGAT includes:
- the larA gene encoding nickel-dependent lactate racemase — translated: HTRPTPTREILPLIWDRISSRVRREDVTIVVATGTHRAPTDAELDALLGGMRREFRVLIHDCDRDLVEVGESSRGIPILINRTVAEADHVISIGHIGMHYYAGYSGGRKNILPGVAGRETIERNHSQLLDPGCEGCVYHGNPISEEMSEAARLVKVDFIVDVVLGPDGRVVRVVVGDIEAAHAVGRAVWDEMFKVPLPEKADLVIASAGGRPKDIDLYQAYKGLYNAAKAVRDGGMILLVAACPDGIGHPVFEDWIRRCERPEDVFGVFETEGFKLGGHKAIYLAKDLARAEIHLLSELDDRLVERFFLRPIHDPNRILNLARDRFGPGFSVLVLPHAADTFPVDQRA